The following are encoded together in the Aerococcus mictus genome:
- a CDS encoding DHH family phosphoesterase gives MKDNKHSGRLSNILNQSNIFVPLVIAAILVFLAVGMLMHNNPLIAMISFLLVIFAIILVYVAFRLIEQELNKQVYNLTDDIQTIENEILLQIPLGIILFEEDDTIRWMNPYMQNYFNSSDTLGNKIDDVDSVLSDIYHQLKETDEDDVTGHPISWDDHYLSVGLLEDQNAMYMLDITEYGRIADVADKNRLVIANILIDNYDETIASYSDRRKSTVDNFMTKQLFAWAKKFGSFIKRLDDDRFLLVTTYGELMEMEEDRFSVIDTIRETTSKGNFPLTISMGISYQEEDDEAPDIGKINEIAQSNLDLALSRGGDQVVIKIESEKARYYGGKTNPMVKRTHVRSRQIATTIAQMMQQNESIFVMGHDYPDMDAIGACIGIRRIAEMNDRKCHIIIDESRINSDIEKLLVELRKDEVINEAIISPQEAEELIEHNSLLFIVDVHRPSITTAPKLIDMVNGVVVIDHHRKGEEYPENVLLEYIEPYASSTCELITEFFEYQNASSKSINRIEATTMLAGIIIDSRNFTLRTGSRTFDAASYLKSCGADSILIQEFLKEDLSEYIKRNELIESVDIMPPYYGIAAGDDDTVYSTVTAAQAADSLLSMNGIVASFVVFLREDKRVGISARSMGNVNVQTVMEELGGGGHLSNAATQISDVTVSQARELLIDVIKKQSEED, from the coding sequence ATGAAAGATAATAAACATAGTGGACGTCTGTCCAATATCTTAAATCAATCCAATATTTTTGTGCCTTTGGTTATTGCTGCCATCTTAGTTTTCCTAGCGGTAGGGATGTTAATGCATAACAATCCCTTAATAGCTATGATTTCATTTCTTTTGGTTATTTTTGCTATTATTCTGGTTTATGTGGCTTTTAGGCTGATTGAACAGGAACTGAATAAGCAGGTCTATAACCTCACTGACGATATTCAAACCATTGAAAATGAAATTCTCTTACAGATTCCTCTAGGAATTATTTTGTTTGAAGAGGATGACACCATACGTTGGATGAATCCCTATATGCAAAATTACTTTAATAGTAGTGATACTTTAGGCAATAAGATTGATGACGTGGATAGCGTGTTATCCGATATCTACCACCAATTAAAAGAAACGGATGAAGATGATGTCACTGGTCACCCCATTTCCTGGGATGACCACTATCTCTCGGTGGGACTTTTGGAAGATCAAAATGCCATGTACATGCTAGATATCACTGAATACGGTCGTATTGCAGATGTGGCTGACAAGAACCGTCTAGTCATTGCCAACATCTTAATTGACAACTATGACGAAACCATCGCTTCCTATTCCGACCGGCGGAAATCCACAGTGGATAACTTTATGACTAAGCAATTATTCGCTTGGGCTAAGAAATTTGGCTCTTTTATCAAGCGCCTGGACGATGACCGTTTCCTCTTAGTCACTACTTATGGGGAATTGATGGAAATGGAAGAAGATCGCTTTTCAGTGATTGATACCATTCGCGAGACCACCTCTAAGGGCAACTTCCCCTTGACCATTTCCATGGGGATTTCTTACCAAGAAGAGGATGATGAAGCGCCCGATATTGGTAAAATTAATGAAATTGCCCAATCTAACTTGGATTTAGCTCTCAGTCGTGGGGGAGACCAGGTGGTAATTAAGATTGAAAGCGAAAAAGCTCGTTACTATGGTGGGAAAACCAACCCGATGGTGAAGAGAACACACGTTCGATCTCGCCAAATCGCCACCACTATCGCTCAAATGATGCAACAAAACGAATCCATCTTTGTTATGGGGCATGATTATCCGGATATGGATGCTATCGGGGCCTGCATTGGGATCCGCCGTATTGCCGAGATGAATGATCGCAAGTGTCATATTATTATTGATGAATCGCGGATCAATTCTGATATTGAGAAGTTACTGGTGGAATTACGTAAGGACGAGGTCATTAATGAAGCGATCATTAGTCCCCAAGAGGCTGAAGAGCTGATCGAACACAATTCCTTACTCTTTATCGTTGATGTTCACCGGCCTTCCATTACTACCGCACCGAAGTTGATTGATATGGTGAATGGGGTAGTGGTTATCGACCACCATCGTAAAGGGGAAGAATATCCTGAGAATGTCCTTCTAGAGTATATTGAACCTTATGCCTCATCAACCTGTGAACTGATCACCGAATTCTTTGAATATCAAAATGCTTCCTCTAAATCCATTAACCGGATCGAAGCAACAACCATGTTAGCTGGGATTATTATTGACTCCAGAAACTTTACCCTAAGAACGGGATCACGGACCTTTGACGCGGCTTCTTACTTAAAATCCTGTGGAGCCGATTCAATCCTGATTCAAGAGTTCCTCAAGGAGGACTTGTCCGAATACATTAAACGGAATGAATTGATCGAAAGCGTCGACATCATGCCCCCTTACTATGGGATCGCTGCGGGGGACGATGACACGGTCTATTCCACAGTGACTGCGGCTCAGGCGGCTGACTCCTTACTCTCCATGAATGGCATTGTGGCTTCCTTCGTGGTCTTCTTAAGGGAAGACAAGCGGGTAGGGATCTCTGCTCGTAGTATGGGGAATGTCAATGTGCAAACCGTTATGGAAGAACTTGGTGGTGGTGGTCACTTGTCTAATGCCGCTACCCAAATTTCTGATGTGACAGTCAGTCAAGCCCGTGAGTTACTAATTGATGTGATTAAGAAACAAAGTGAGGAAGACTAA
- a CDS encoding ABC transporter ATP-binding protein — translation MKENIIQVDHLTIASDQGDIIKDLSFTIEAGEFVGVKGPSGSGKSTLLKYLAQLYDPALQVSGSYQLNGQAIEDYPPTTIRKQVSYCFQSPQLFGHTVRENLAFPFEIRGEDFDEDLAKRGLEAMALDRHFIDKEIDTLSGGEKQRVALIRNLFFEPRVLLLDEITSALDAKSRDLVWSWLKDYRAKHQVTYLMVSHIDSEHEMTDRTLTLSATEKAPADEEESASQEKAGGEVGE, via the coding sequence ATGAAAGAGAATATTATCCAAGTCGACCATTTAACTATTGCCAGTGACCAAGGGGATATTATTAAGGACTTATCTTTTACCATTGAAGCGGGTGAATTTGTCGGGGTCAAAGGGCCTTCCGGGTCAGGGAAGAGTACCTTATTGAAATACTTGGCCCAATTATATGACCCAGCTTTACAGGTTTCCGGAAGCTACCAATTAAATGGTCAAGCGATCGAGGATTACCCACCAACGACTATTCGTAAACAAGTTTCCTACTGTTTCCAATCGCCACAATTATTTGGCCATACCGTCAGGGAAAACCTGGCCTTCCCCTTTGAAATACGTGGGGAAGACTTTGATGAAGACTTGGCTAAGCGTGGTTTAGAAGCCATGGCTCTGGATAGGCATTTTATCGATAAGGAAATTGATACCTTATCTGGCGGGGAGAAGCAGCGGGTCGCTTTAATTCGGAACCTCTTTTTTGAACCTCGGGTGCTTTTATTAGATGAGATTACTAGTGCCCTGGATGCTAAGTCCCGTGACCTGGTCTGGTCCTGGCTAAAAGATTACCGCGCTAAACACCAGGTGACCTACTTGATGGTTTCTCACATTGATTCCGAACATGAGATGACCGACCGGACGTTGACTTTATCAGCGACAGAAAAAGCACCAGCTGATGAAGAAGAATCAGCCAGCCAAGAAAAGGCAGGGGGTGAAGTGGGTGAATAG
- a CDS encoding ABC transporter permease, which produces MLQANPLSLVLSAGLVVISLYISYRQRLGLEGELVTSAFRVVLQLYLVGLVLSFIFDINHPLLTATLIGLIIINAAFHAAKRGQGIDHVFWISLLAISFTVVGTLSLLVLAGALAFTPSQVIALGGTIAGNSMTALGLAYGHLLTTFDQDSQKIQERLALGANPKQASMGIIRQAMQKGMRPTLDKAYAVGIVTFPGTMNGLLFAGVEPKTAIMYQMMIMFTHISTATIASYVATHFAYQSFFDDRQRLKFSAHSRD; this is translated from the coding sequence ATGCTCCAAGCTAACCCCCTTTCCCTAGTTCTCAGTGCGGGTCTGGTGGTGATTAGTCTTTACATTTCCTACCGCCAACGTTTAGGCTTAGAGGGCGAACTGGTCACTTCCGCTTTTCGAGTGGTCCTGCAACTCTACCTCGTGGGTCTGGTCCTTTCCTTTATTTTTGATATCAACCACCCCCTCCTGACCGCCACTTTAATTGGTCTGATTATTATTAATGCGGCCTTTCACGCGGCCAAACGGGGCCAGGGGATTGACCATGTTTTTTGGATCTCGCTCTTAGCCATTAGCTTTACGGTAGTCGGGACGCTGTCCTTACTGGTCCTAGCTGGGGCCCTGGCTTTTACCCCTTCTCAGGTGATTGCCTTGGGCGGAACCATTGCTGGTAATTCCATGACGGCACTGGGTCTAGCCTATGGACATTTACTGACCACTTTCGACCAAGACAGCCAGAAGATCCAAGAACGCTTAGCCTTAGGAGCCAATCCCAAGCAGGCGTCCATGGGAATTATCCGCCAAGCCATGCAAAAGGGGATGCGGCCAACCTTGGACAAGGCCTATGCAGTGGGAATTGTGACCTTTCCGGGAACTATGAATGGTTTGCTCTTTGCTGGGGTAGAGCCCAAGACTGCCATTATGTACCAGATGATGATCATGTTTACCCATATCTCAACGGCAACCATCGCTTCTTACGTGGCCACCCACTTTGCTTATCAGAGTTTCTTTGATGACCGGCAACGCTTAAAATTTAGCGCCCATAGTCGCGATTAA
- a CDS encoding ABC transporter permease, producing MENVSMTPIALAFSFSLVLISLAISYFNQLKLEKAILTAGIRIVIQLSIAALIFQFIFTKDNFYLSALLLLVMLVIAAWNASKRGGQIKGRFWIALVTLMVTEGVTLFVFVGSGAVQWTPSQVIPISGMIIGNAMNAVGLVFSDLLTYFSDQSQAILERLALGATPRQASQGLIRQTIADGMIPTIDGAKTTGIVTLPGMMMGLLFAGVDPMTAVLYQSIVMFMTLSTAAITTFVSSLLTYRKFFTDRELLIRRHSSDK from the coding sequence ATGGAAAATGTAAGCATGACTCCAATAGCCCTAGCCTTTTCTTTTTCTTTAGTATTGATTAGTTTAGCGATTTCCTATTTTAACCAATTGAAGTTAGAGAAGGCGATCTTGACGGCGGGGATTAGAATTGTTATCCAATTGTCGATTGCAGCATTGATTTTTCAATTTATTTTTACTAAGGATAATTTTTATTTATCTGCCCTCTTATTACTGGTAATGTTAGTGATCGCAGCTTGGAATGCCTCTAAGCGAGGCGGGCAGATCAAGGGACGCTTTTGGATTGCTCTGGTGACCCTGATGGTGACAGAAGGGGTGACGCTCTTTGTCTTCGTGGGCTCAGGAGCGGTGCAATGGACCCCGTCCCAAGTGATTCCCATTTCCGGGATGATTATTGGTAACGCCATGAATGCGGTAGGTTTAGTCTTTTCGGACCTGTTGACCTATTTTAGTGACCAATCACAGGCCATTCTAGAACGTTTGGCATTGGGCGCCACTCCCCGGCAAGCTTCCCAGGGATTAATCCGGCAAACTATTGCTGATGGGATGATTCCGACCATTGATGGGGCCAAGACCACAGGGATTGTCACTTTACCTGGGATGATGATGGGGCTGCTCTTTGCGGGCGTTGACCCCATGACAGCGGTCCTCTATCAAAGTATTGTCATGTTCATGACCCTATCGACAGCGGCAATTACCACTTTTGTGTCTTCCTTATTAACTTATCGGAAGTTCTTTACCGACCGCGAGCTCTTGATTCGCCGGCATTCCTCCGATAAGTAA
- the rplI gene encoding 50S ribosomal protein L9, whose product MKVIFLQDVKGQGKKGEIKEVNTGYAQNFLFKKGLAKEATKSAVSALEGKKKAQAKEAAEELAEAKELKKKLEDEETVVEVKAKGGEDGRLFGSVTSKQIAQALKKQYDIKVDKRKIDLPEPIRAFGYRNVPVKLHTDVEATIRVHIVEE is encoded by the coding sequence ATGAAAGTCATTTTTCTACAAGATGTGAAAGGCCAAGGTAAAAAAGGCGAAATCAAAGAGGTTAATACCGGCTATGCGCAAAACTTCCTCTTCAAGAAAGGTTTAGCCAAGGAAGCCACCAAGTCAGCCGTTTCTGCCTTAGAAGGGAAGAAGAAAGCCCAAGCTAAGGAAGCTGCTGAAGAACTTGCAGAAGCTAAGGAATTGAAGAAAAAATTGGAAGATGAAGAGACTGTTGTGGAAGTCAAAGCCAAGGGTGGCGAAGATGGCCGTCTCTTCGGTTCGGTGACTTCTAAACAAATCGCCCAGGCCTTGAAGAAACAATATGATATCAAGGTAGACAAGCGTAAAATTGACCTGCCAGAACCAATCCGGGCTTTCGGTTACCGGAATGTTCCGGTTAAATTGCATACGGATGTGGAAGCAACTATCCGTGTCCACATTGTTGAAGAATAA
- the dnaB gene encoding replicative DNA helicase: protein MADDNLIERIPPQSIEAEQAVLGSVFLDPEVFPAVNEYIEPQDFYKRAHQLIFESMRQLNEDQEGIDVITVQDSLLSQGMLDNVGGADYLFELATNTPTAAHAEYYAQIVEQKSILRKLIHASNEISRESYEEQSDVMDILDHAERSILDVSQSRNRSGFVHIGKVLNQSLDTIEELSKNKKSITGLATGYPDLDRMTAGLHEDELIIIAARPGVGKTAFALNIAQNVATKQGAVVALFSLEMGAESLVNRMLCAEGSIDAGRLRTGQLLEQEWSDLIVAMGALGSSEIYIDDTPGNRMAEIRAKSRRLYQDKGRLDLIVIDYLQLIEGSRRSENRQQEVSEISRQLKKLAKELSCPVVALSQLSRSVEQRQDKRPVLSDIRESGSIEQDADIVAFLYREDYYEREDGEEGEDQDENNIIEVIIEKNRAGARGTVKLIFTKEFNKFSSVSFRDEEMV from the coding sequence ATGGCAGATGATAATTTAATCGAGCGCATTCCGCCTCAAAGTATTGAAGCGGAACAGGCAGTCTTAGGGTCGGTGTTCTTGGATCCTGAGGTTTTTCCTGCTGTCAACGAATATATCGAACCCCAAGACTTCTATAAACGGGCCCACCAACTCATCTTTGAAAGCATGCGGCAGCTGAACGAAGACCAAGAGGGGATTGACGTGATCACGGTTCAGGATAGCCTCTTAAGTCAAGGCATGCTGGACAACGTCGGTGGGGCAGACTACCTCTTCGAACTGGCGACCAATACCCCAACTGCCGCTCACGCGGAATACTATGCCCAGATTGTAGAACAAAAATCGATCTTACGGAAATTAATCCATGCCTCCAATGAAATCTCAAGAGAGAGCTACGAAGAGCAATCGGATGTCATGGATATCTTGGACCATGCCGAACGCTCGATTTTAGATGTTTCTCAGAGCCGTAACCGCAGTGGCTTTGTCCATATTGGTAAGGTCTTGAACCAGTCCTTGGATACTATCGAAGAATTATCCAAGAATAAGAAGTCAATTACGGGGCTAGCCACAGGTTATCCTGATTTAGACCGCATGACGGCGGGGCTCCATGAAGACGAATTGATTATTATCGCCGCCCGTCCTGGGGTAGGGAAGACGGCTTTCGCCTTAAATATCGCTCAAAACGTTGCCACTAAACAAGGCGCAGTGGTAGCCCTCTTCTCCTTGGAAATGGGGGCAGAATCCTTGGTGAACCGGATGTTATGTGCCGAGGGCAGTATTGATGCGGGCCGCTTGCGGACGGGGCAATTGCTGGAACAAGAGTGGTCTGATTTAATTGTGGCCATGGGGGCCTTGGGGTCTTCTGAGATCTATATCGATGATACTCCCGGAAACCGGATGGCAGAAATCCGAGCTAAGTCCCGTCGTCTATACCAAGACAAGGGCAGGTTGGACCTGATTGTGATTGACTACTTGCAGTTGATTGAAGGAAGCCGGCGGAGCGAGAACCGCCAACAAGAGGTTTCTGAAATTTCCCGGCAATTAAAGAAATTAGCCAAAGAACTGTCTTGTCCTGTGGTTGCCTTATCCCAATTATCTCGGTCTGTGGAACAGAGACAAGATAAACGTCCAGTTCTTAGTGATATCCGGGAATCGGGATCCATTGAACAAGATGCCGATATCGTGGCCTTCCTCTACCGCGAAGACTATTACGAGCGCGAAGATGGAGAAGAGGGTGAAGACCAGGATGAGAATAATATCATAGAAGTCATCATTGAAAAGAACCGGGCCGGGGCTCGGGGAACCGTCAAGTTGATCTTTACCAAAGAGTTCAATAAATTCTCTTCAGTAAGCTTTAGGGATGAAGAAATGGTCTAA
- the fucO gene encoding lactaldehyde reductase produces the protein MTYRMILNERSYFGPGAIQHIPEEFRGKDLTKAAVITDRGLVDAGVVRKVTDLLDENDIPYDVFDQVEANPSVNTVKAGVDFVKESGADCIIAIGGGSSMDTSKAVGIIIENPEFADVVSLEGTAPTKNKAMMTFAVPTTAGTGAEVTINYVITDTEKKRKFVCVDPNDIPDIAFVDSEMMMSMPEKLTAATGMDALTHAIEGYITPGAWEMSDMVHIKAIEMIGRSIRKAVEGDPKAKEDMASAQYIAAMGYSNVGLGLVHGMSHPLSAWYGIPHGQANAILLPVVMRYNKDYTGEKYRDIAKALGVEGTDKMTIEEARDAACQATLSIAEDVGMIAKLSDLGVKAEDIPLVAKDAMADVCTPGNPRPAQLDEVIELYQSLM, from the coding sequence ATGACTTATCGTATGATTCTTAATGAGCGTTCTTATTTTGGGCCGGGAGCTATCCAACATATTCCAGAAGAGTTTCGTGGCAAGGATTTAACCAAGGCGGCTGTCATTACTGACCGGGGTTTGGTGGATGCAGGTGTGGTAAGAAAAGTTACTGACTTATTAGATGAAAATGATATTCCCTATGATGTTTTTGACCAAGTGGAAGCCAACCCAAGTGTCAATACGGTAAAGGCTGGCGTCGACTTTGTCAAAGAAAGTGGGGCGGACTGCATTATTGCTATTGGTGGGGGATCCTCCATGGATACTTCTAAGGCAGTCGGAATCATTATCGAAAACCCAGAATTTGCTGATGTGGTTTCATTAGAAGGAACTGCACCGACTAAGAACAAGGCTATGATGACCTTTGCGGTACCAACCACAGCAGGAACTGGGGCGGAAGTCACCATTAATTACGTGATTACCGACACCGAAAAGAAACGGAAATTCGTCTGCGTTGACCCTAATGATATTCCTGATATCGCCTTTGTGGATAGTGAAATGATGATGTCCATGCCTGAGAAGTTAACGGCCGCTACGGGGATGGATGCCTTGACCCACGCTATTGAAGGCTACATTACCCCCGGTGCCTGGGAAATGAGTGACATGGTCCATATCAAAGCCATTGAAATGATCGGCCGGTCCATCCGCAAGGCGGTTGAAGGAGATCCGAAAGCCAAAGAAGATATGGCAAGCGCTCAATATATTGCAGCCATGGGTTACTCTAATGTTGGTTTAGGCCTGGTTCACGGGATGTCCCACCCACTAAGTGCTTGGTACGGCATTCCTCATGGTCAAGCCAATGCGATTCTTCTGCCGGTCGTGATGCGCTATAACAAAGACTACACCGGAGAAAAATACCGCGACATCGCTAAGGCACTGGGTGTAGAAGGCACCGATAAGATGACCATTGAAGAAGCCCGTGATGCCGCTTGTCAAGCCACCTTATCCATTGCTGAAGATGTTGGCATGATCGCTAAGTTAAGCGACTTGGGTGTCAAGGCTGAGGACATTCCTTTAGTGGCTAAGGATGCCATGGCGGATGTCTGCACGCCAGGTAACCCACGCCCAGCCCAATTAGATGAAGTCATTGAACTCTATCAAAGTCTGATGTAG
- a CDS encoding IS3 family transposase (programmed frameshift): MSKYSLEFKLNLVGDYIAKKGSYRTLANKAGIDPSILRRWVNNYYEFGVDGLKKRRTQQVYTVEFKLNAIELYESTEMSYRELANSLNMNNPSLIANWRRAYHERGLDGLSARKGRPPKVSKKKSQINQIKDSSETNQLSEAKIKELEQRITDLEIENKFLKGLRRRVAQKSQARKEEIVTEITRLHDEKYALKDILSVLKFPKSTYFYWKNKDEEIDKDADLKEEMKDIRETHKDYGYRRMRAELLSRGYKVSKNKVQRLMKIMGIQVTSYTRKTRKYNSYKGTIGEIAPNRINRRFDSTIPYQKITTDTTEFKYYYADDSGNYQTGKLYLDPYMDLFNREIISFKITHQPNGQSMLEGLQAAIEASKLCPYRRTFHSDQGWAYQMKSYTRLLKDHRIFQSMSRKGNCLDNSPMENFFSLLKQEVYYGRTYHSFEELAQAIEDFIIYYNGERIKEKLDFRSPIEFRLHHASFAA, encoded by the exons ATGTCTAAATATTCATTAGAATTTAAACTGAATTTAGTAGGAGACTATATTGCGAAAAAAGGAAGTTATCGAACCTTAGCTAATAAAGCAGGAATAGATCCTTCTATTTTACGAAGGTGGGTTAATAACTATTATGAATTTGGTGTAGATGGTTTAAAGAAAAGGCGGACTCAACAGGTTTATACTGTTGAATTCAAATTAAATGCGATAGAATTGTATGAAAGTACGGAAATGAGTTATCGCGAATTGGCCAATTCATTAAACATGAATAATCCAAGTCTAATCGCTAATTGGCGAAGAGCTTATCATGAAAGAGGACTTGATGGCCTTTCCGCGAGGAAAGGAAGGCCACCTAAAGTGTCTAAAAAGAAATCACAAATCAATCAAATAAAGGATAGCAGCGAAACCAATCAGTTAAGTGAAGCAAAAATAAAGGAACTTGAACAACGGATTACGGATTTAGAAATTGAGAACAAATTTTTAAAAGGATTGAGGAGACGTGTGGCTCAAA AGAGTCAAGCGAGAAAAGAAGAAATAGTGACCGAAATCACACGTCTCCATGATGAAAAATATGCTTTAAAAGATATTCTTAGCGTTTTAAAGTTTCCTAAATCGACCTACTTTTATTGGAAAAATAAAGATGAGGAAATTGATAAGGATGCCGATTTAAAAGAGGAAATGAAAGACATCAGAGAAACCCATAAGGATTATGGTTATCGAAGAATGCGAGCTGAACTGCTTTCCCGTGGTTATAAGGTCAGTAAAAACAAAGTTCAACGCCTAATGAAAATTATGGGGATACAGGTCACTAGCTATACTAGAAAGACAAGAAAATATAATTCCTACAAAGGAACGATTGGAGAGATAGCGCCAAATCGTATCAACCGGCGGTTTGATTCGACCATTCCTTATCAAAAAATAACAACAGACACAACAGAATTTAAATACTACTATGCCGATGATTCTGGGAATTATCAAACTGGAAAACTCTATTTAGATCCTTACATGGATCTATTTAATCGAGAAATTATTTCTTTTAAGATAACACATCAGCCTAATGGACAAAGCATGTTGGAGGGGCTACAAGCTGCCATTGAAGCAAGTAAATTATGTCCATACAGAAGAACCTTTCATTCTGATCAGGGCTGGGCCTATCAAATGAAAAGTTACACCCGGCTCTTGAAGGATCACCGAATTTTTCAAAGTATGTCTCGTAAAGGAAATTGCTTAGATAATTCGCCAATGGAGAATTTCTTTAGTCTACTAAAACAAGAAGTCTACTATGGTCGGACTTATCATTCCTTTGAAGAATTAGCACAAGCGATTGAAGATTTTATAATCTATTACAATGGTGAAAGAATCAAAGAAAAATTAGATTTTAGGAGTCCTATAGAATTTCGTCTTCATCACGCTTCTTTCGCCGCTTAA
- a CDS encoding YrhK family protein, with the protein MAKLKRKTYEENSEAEDIVVKIGPLRLYFQNVYTIISLINDIFTGSLYFIGSICNFFGAPAIYGNTLYLIGGFSFVMRPIIKLIHNIHIYKQDKVKRQRDEAQMNPEKVFQVHHSQASPEQEGDYLGAAYNHEYYEADDHQSH; encoded by the coding sequence ATGGCAAAATTAAAAAGAAAAACCTATGAAGAAAATTCAGAAGCAGAGGATATCGTGGTCAAGATCGGTCCCCTGCGTTTATATTTTCAGAATGTCTATACCATTATTTCATTAATTAATGATATTTTTACCGGGAGTCTTTATTTTATTGGCTCGATTTGTAATTTCTTTGGCGCACCCGCTATTTATGGCAATACCCTCTATTTGATTGGGGGCTTCTCTTTTGTCATGCGGCCAATCATCAAACTTATCCATAATATTCATATCTATAAGCAGGATAAGGTCAAACGCCAACGTGATGAAGCCCAAATGAATCCTGAAAAGGTCTTCCAAGTTCACCACAGCCAAGCTAGTCCCGAACAAGAAGGCGACTACCTGGGTGCTGCCTACAATCATGAATACTATGAAGCTGATGACCATCAATCCCATTAA
- the trpB gene encoding tryptophan synthase subunit beta, whose translation MTEINNGFYGEFGGCYVPEVVKEELDRIADFYEDIKDDPDFKQELALYLRDYVGRENPLYYAENFSKHLGGPKIYLKREDLNHLGAHKVNNTIGQVLIAKRMGKKRLIAETGAGQHGVATAAVAAKFGMECTVYMGQKDVERQKLNVFRMELMGTKVVGVKRGAQSLKEAVDAAFEDLIDNYQDTYYLVGSAVGPHPYPSMVKHFQSVISQESKAQILEREGRLPDAVVACIGGGSNAIGSFAHYLDEPSVKLYGAEGGGKGLDSDQTAATLNLGSIKIEHGMNTYCLVDEEGNTKPSYSISAGLDYVAIGPEHAYLKDSHRAEYIAITDDEALAAFQLLSHTEGIIPALESSHALALAAKLAPQYTADQILLVTLSGRGDKDVDQVLRILES comes from the coding sequence ATGACAGAAATTAATAACGGTTTTTATGGTGAATTTGGTGGCTGCTATGTCCCTGAAGTGGTGAAGGAAGAGTTGGACCGGATTGCCGACTTCTATGAAGACATCAAGGACGATCCCGACTTCAAACAAGAACTCGCCCTCTACCTACGCGACTATGTCGGTCGGGAGAACCCGCTCTACTATGCTGAAAACTTCAGTAAGCATTTAGGCGGACCCAAAATTTACCTCAAACGTGAAGATCTCAACCACTTAGGCGCCCACAAGGTCAATAACACCATCGGCCAAGTCCTGATCGCTAAACGCATGGGCAAGAAACGGCTCATCGCTGAAACCGGAGCCGGCCAACACGGGGTCGCCACAGCAGCCGTAGCCGCTAAATTTGGCATGGAGTGTACGGTTTACATGGGGCAAAAGGACGTGGAACGGCAGAAATTAAATGTCTTCCGAATGGAACTGATGGGAACCAAGGTCGTTGGCGTCAAACGCGGCGCCCAATCTCTGAAAGAAGCCGTAGATGCCGCCTTTGAAGACCTAATTGACAATTACCAAGACACCTATTACTTAGTCGGATCAGCGGTGGGTCCTCATCCTTATCCCAGCATGGTCAAACACTTCCAAAGTGTTATTAGCCAGGAAAGTAAGGCCCAAATCCTGGAACGTGAGGGCCGCTTACCTGACGCGGTAGTCGCCTGCATCGGAGGCGGGTCTAACGCCATCGGGTCTTTCGCCCATTACTTAGACGAGCCTAGCGTTAAACTCTACGGAGCTGAAGGAGGCGGTAAGGGCCTAGACAGCGATCAGACGGCAGCGACCTTGAATCTCGGCTCCATCAAGATCGAACACGGGATGAATACCTACTGCCTAGTCGATGAGGAAGGCAATACCAAGCCAAGTTATTCCATCTCAGCCGGCCTCGACTATGTGGCTATAGGACCGGAACACGCCTACCTCAAAGACAGTCACCGGGCTGAATATATCGCCATCACTGACGATGAAGCCCTGGCTGCCTTCCAACTGCTTTCCCATACAGAAGGAATCATCCCAGCCCTAGAGTCTTCCCATGCCCTAGCCCTAGCCGCTAAACTCGCACCCCAATACACAGCCGATCAAATCCTCCTCGTCACCCTTTCCGGACGCGGCGATAAGGATGTCGACCAAGTTCTCAGAATACTCGAAAGCTAG